A stretch of the Parachlamydia acanthamoebae genome encodes the following:
- a CDS encoding sugar transferase translates to MNQEYTSYAPNELEVQVKHNPAKRLFDIFFSLSALFVCVPLFIIVAISIKLSSRGPVFFSHERIGRGGKPFKCYKFRTMYPDAEVRLKEMLVICPKTREEWNQSHKLKDDPRVTPLGSFLRKTSLDEFPQFWNVLKGDLSVVGPRPVVQDEIAKHYGVKAADILRLRPGITGPWQVSGRSDVSYDTRIMLDQKYVEDQSIILDLKLIAKTIPAIFTSKGAY, encoded by the coding sequence ATGAATCAGGAATATACAAGTTACGCACCGAACGAACTGGAAGTACAGGTTAAGCACAACCCTGCTAAAAGGCTATTTGATATTTTTTTCAGCCTATCTGCACTTTTCGTTTGTGTTCCTTTGTTTATTATTGTGGCCATTAGCATTAAACTCTCTTCCAGAGGCCCCGTTTTCTTCTCGCACGAACGGATTGGAAGAGGAGGAAAACCTTTTAAATGTTACAAGTTTCGCACCATGTATCCGGATGCAGAAGTTCGCCTAAAGGAAATGTTGGTCATCTGTCCCAAAACACGGGAAGAATGGAATCAATCCCATAAACTCAAGGATGACCCTCGCGTGACCCCACTCGGCTCTTTTTTACGTAAAACATCTCTCGATGAGTTTCCTCAATTTTGGAATGTTTTGAAGGGAGATCTGAGTGTCGTTGGACCACGCCCGGTTGTCCAAGACGAGATTGCAAAGCACTATGGAGTTAAGGCAGCAGACATTTTGCGCCTACGCCCTGGAATTACAGGACCTTGGCAGGTTTCAGGTAGAAGCGATGTTTCTTACGACACTAGAATTATGTTGGATCAAAAATATGTTGAAGACCAATCGATTATCTTGGATCTTAAACTCATTGCGAAAACAATCCCTGCTATTTTCACATCTAAAGGCGCTTATTAG
- a CDS encoding aminotransferase class IV, translating into MTDVIYFNEHFYPSEAPLFTAKERAFLYGDGFFTSIRLSEGILAHLDLHLERLKKSAEVLNICFSPINEKIIQELIARNHAETGIWKLKIIITGGDSASLVLPQRQGQVLMTLTPYIEIPFKPLFLGLFPEPIMRPFARHKTLAYLDQLAVKQMAIQQGFDDMLILTSHKEILETTVANIFWMDEQTFYTPSPTLPLLYGIGVQTFEKIASKQGWKIQHGAYILEEIPSNASAYLCNALMGFRPVTQIAYRTFARNLSIEHFLHNKQ; encoded by the coding sequence ATGACTGATGTGATTTATTTTAATGAACATTTCTATCCAAGTGAAGCTCCTTTGTTTACGGCAAAGGAGCGCGCCTTTTTGTATGGAGACGGTTTTTTTACCTCTATACGGCTTTCAGAGGGAATCCTTGCACACCTCGATTTACACCTCGAACGTTTAAAAAAAAGTGCAGAAGTTTTGAATATTTGTTTTTCTCCTATTAATGAAAAAATCATTCAAGAACTTATCGCACGCAATCATGCCGAAACGGGTATTTGGAAGTTAAAAATCATTATTACAGGAGGCGATTCGGCCTCTTTAGTCCTTCCTCAGCGGCAAGGTCAAGTTTTAATGACTTTAACACCTTACATAGAGATTCCTTTTAAACCTCTTTTTTTGGGTCTTTTTCCAGAACCCATTATGCGCCCTTTTGCTCGTCACAAAACATTAGCTTACCTCGATCAACTTGCTGTTAAGCAAATGGCGATCCAACAAGGTTTTGATGACATGCTTATTTTAACTTCTCATAAGGAAATTCTTGAAACGACTGTTGCGAATATCTTTTGGATGGATGAGCAAACTTTTTATACCCCCTCTCCCACCTTGCCCTTGCTTTATGGAATTGGTGTACAAACATTTGAAAAAATAGCGAGCAAACAAGGTTGGAAAATTCAGCATGGAGCCTATATACTTGAAGAGATCCCCTCAAATGCCTCTGCTTATCTATGCAATGCTTTAATGGGCTTTCGTCCTGTTACACAAATTGCTTATCGCACTTTTGCGCGCAATTTATCGATTGAGCATTTTTTACACAATAAACAGTAA
- a CDS encoding YidH family protein — MMTLYENGPPDERVVLAQERTGLAKERNRLANQRTFLSWIRTGLAGVGGGVAVVRLLTFANPVHEFAARIVGMILIFWGILIFILSFINYKRSSIRLKVDYREGISPQVFAVLSITLVVLSLVLLFIV, encoded by the coding sequence ATGATGACTCTCTATGAAAATGGCCCCCCCGACGAACGCGTTGTGCTTGCACAAGAACGAACGGGACTCGCTAAAGAGCGGAATCGACTTGCAAATCAGCGTACATTTTTGTCATGGATCCGTACAGGTTTAGCTGGAGTAGGTGGTGGAGTTGCCGTCGTTCGCTTGCTCACATTTGCGAATCCTGTGCATGAATTTGCCGCAAGAATTGTGGGAATGATTCTTATTTTTTGGGGAATTCTGATTTTTATTTTGTCATTTATCAACTACAAACGAAGTTCAATCCGACTTAAGGTTGATTATCGAGAAGGGATTTCGCCGCAAGTTTTTGCTGTGCTATCAATAACTCTTGTTGTGCTATCTTTGGTTTTACTGTTTATTGTGTAA
- the surE gene encoding 5'/3'-nucleotidase SurE encodes MTQVKRPSILITNDDGIHAPGIKHLWQAISSFADVTVVAPATEQSAVSLSITIRNPLHIEKVTWPANVDVWSVSGTPADCVKLGLNVVLESPPDLILSGINRGTNAGRNVLYSGTVGGVIEGIMHNIPGIAFSCYDFHDPAYAAAEKYIPLIVRHILQHPLPNGTFLNVNFPPKHLNEIKGIKLTRQGKEYWVENPDKREHPNQGNSYYWLGAKLAKFEEEADSDIPLLQQGYLTAVPVHVGELTDHHHLTAHRDHFEQLSL; translated from the coding sequence ATGACTCAAGTTAAACGGCCCTCTATTTTAATCACTAATGATGATGGAATTCACGCTCCAGGAATTAAGCATTTATGGCAAGCGATTTCTTCATTTGCTGATGTCACTGTGGTTGCACCTGCAACTGAACAATCCGCTGTTAGTCTTTCCATTACGATTCGCAATCCTTTACATATCGAAAAAGTCACATGGCCAGCCAATGTGGATGTTTGGAGTGTTTCAGGAACCCCGGCGGATTGCGTAAAACTGGGCTTAAATGTTGTTTTAGAGAGCCCCCCCGATTTAATTTTATCTGGGATCAATCGTGGCACAAATGCAGGCAGAAATGTTCTTTATAGCGGTACTGTTGGAGGTGTTATTGAGGGGATTATGCATAATATTCCAGGCATTGCATTCTCTTGCTATGACTTTCATGACCCCGCTTATGCTGCGGCAGAAAAATACATTCCCTTAATTGTTCGTCATATTCTGCAACACCCTCTTCCAAATGGAACATTTTTAAATGTTAACTTCCCCCCAAAGCATTTAAATGAAATCAAAGGGATTAAGCTAACGCGTCAAGGAAAAGAATATTGGGTCGAAAATCCTGATAAGCGGGAGCATCCGAATCAAGGCAATTCCTATTACTGGCTCGGTGCTAAATTGGCTAAATTTGAAGAGGAAGCAGACTCGGATATTCCACTCCTTCAACAAGGATATTTAACAGCCGTGCCTGTACACGTTGGAGAATTAACCGACCACCACCACCTCACAGCTCATCGAGACCATTTCGAACAACTTTCTCTTTAA